A single Spirochaetota bacterium DNA region contains:
- the lon gene encoding endopeptidase La, translating into MSEENGQMNENTHLIIPTEILPDAIPVIPISQRPLFPGMMIPMVLTGDKMVETAKEIMESDTKVGGVVLLKNAVEGPLAMSDLYTVGTTIRIIKVTPMDDKTVQVMINALKRFTLTQVVNEDPVLRWKVIHHYEDDLVADPEAKAYSMAIISSVKELIKSNSLFQEELKLFLSRFSIEDPGKLADFVASMTSAESHEVQEILETFEVKRRVEKVLLLLKKELEISRLQKKISKQIEEKIAKNQKEFFLREQLKEIKKELGLEKDEKTSEVEKFEEKAAGLKFSEEAQKRFDEEIEKLKVLEPHSAEYGVSRNYLDWLTVLPWGQYSTDNYDIAKARKILDHDHYGLDDIKDRILEFIAKGKMKGNISGSIILFVGPPGVGKTSIGKSVAEALGRKFYRFSLGGMRDEAEIKGHRRTYIGAMPGKLVQSLKLVGTANPVIMLDEVDKIGASFQGDPASALLEVLDPEQNSQFLDHYLDVRFDLSNILFIATANQLDTIPPPLLDRMEMMKLSGYILEEKLQIAKRFLIPKQLGEHGLKKDMVKIDQAALRKIIDGYAREAGVRSLENTIKKIMRKATRAFAEAKPPKQIVVTAATMEEYLGKPVFTDETQYLKNIPGVVMGLAWTSMGGATLYIEATAIKSKTMGFKQTGQLGSVMKESTEIAYSFISSRVREFGIHEGFFEDHFIHLHVPAGATPKDGPSAGMTMATALYSLAKNKPVKKRIAMTGELTITGKVLPIGGVKEKTLAARRANVKTIIFPVENKKDFDELPEHIRKGLDAKFANYFEDVLEIAF; encoded by the coding sequence ATGAGCGAAGAGAACGGACAAATGAACGAGAACACCCATCTCATAATCCCGACGGAAATCCTGCCGGACGCGATACCCGTCATCCCGATTTCCCAGCGGCCGCTGTTTCCCGGAATGATGATACCCATGGTGCTTACGGGCGACAAGATGGTCGAAACCGCGAAGGAAATCATGGAGTCCGATACCAAGGTGGGGGGCGTAGTGCTGCTCAAGAACGCGGTCGAGGGACCCCTGGCCATGAGCGATCTCTACACCGTGGGTACCACGATCCGCATCATCAAGGTGACCCCCATGGACGATAAGACCGTACAGGTCATGATCAACGCGCTCAAGCGGTTCACCCTCACCCAGGTGGTAAATGAAGATCCGGTGCTCCGGTGGAAGGTCATTCACCATTACGAGGACGACCTGGTCGCCGATCCCGAGGCCAAGGCCTATTCGATGGCGATCATCTCATCCGTGAAGGAGCTCATCAAGTCGAACTCGCTCTTCCAGGAAGAGCTCAAGCTGTTCCTCAGCCGGTTTTCCATTGAGGACCCCGGCAAGCTCGCGGATTTCGTCGCCTCGATGACCTCCGCAGAATCGCACGAGGTCCAGGAGATTCTCGAAACCTTCGAGGTGAAACGGCGCGTGGAGAAGGTGCTCCTGCTTCTAAAGAAGGAGCTCGAGATAAGCAGGCTGCAGAAGAAGATCAGCAAGCAGATCGAAGAAAAGATCGCGAAGAACCAGAAGGAGTTCTTCCTGCGCGAGCAGCTCAAGGAGATCAAGAAGGAGCTGGGGCTCGAGAAGGACGAGAAGACGAGCGAGGTCGAAAAGTTCGAGGAAAAGGCGGCGGGGCTCAAATTTTCGGAGGAGGCGCAGAAGCGCTTCGACGAGGAGATCGAAAAGCTCAAGGTGCTGGAGCCCCACTCGGCCGAGTACGGCGTAAGCCGGAACTACCTCGACTGGCTCACCGTGCTGCCCTGGGGACAGTATTCCACGGACAACTACGATATCGCGAAGGCGCGCAAGATACTCGACCACGACCATTACGGGCTTGACGACATCAAGGACCGCATACTCGAGTTCATCGCCAAGGGCAAGATGAAGGGGAACATATCCGGTTCAATAATACTTTTCGTGGGGCCTCCCGGCGTGGGAAAAACGTCCATCGGCAAATCGGTGGCCGAGGCCCTGGGACGCAAATTTTATCGCTTTTCCCTGGGCGGCATGCGCGACGAGGCCGAGATCAAGGGCCACCGGCGCACCTATATCGGCGCGATGCCGGGCAAGCTCGTGCAGAGCCTTAAGCTCGTGGGCACCGCGAACCCGGTCATCATGCTGGACGAGGTGGACAAGATCGGGGCCAGCTTCCAGGGAGATCCGGCGTCGGCGCTGCTCGAGGTGCTGGACCCCGAGCAGAACTCCCAGTTCCTGGACCATTACCTTGACGTGCGGTTCGACCTTTCCAACATTCTTTTCATCGCCACGGCCAACCAGCTTGACACCATTCCGCCACCCCTGCTCGACAGGATGGAAATGATGAAGCTCTCAGGCTATATCCTCGAGGAAAAGCTCCAGATCGCGAAGCGCTTTCTCATCCCCAAGCAGTTGGGGGAGCACGGGCTTAAAAAGGACATGGTTAAGATCGACCAGGCGGCGCTCAGGAAGATCATTGACGGCTACGCGCGCGAGGCGGGCGTCCGGAGCCTGGAGAACACGATCAAGAAGATAATGCGGAAGGCGACGCGCGCCTTCGCCGAGGCGAAACCCCCGAAGCAGATCGTCGTGACCGCGGCCACGATGGAGGAATACCTGGGGAAACCGGTATTCACGGACGAGACGCAGTATTTAAAGAACATCCCCGGCGTCGTGATGGGACTGGCCTGGACCAGCATGGGAGGAGCGACGCTCTACATCGAGGCCACGGCGATCAAGTCGAAGACGATGGGATTCAAGCAGACGGGCCAGCTCGGCAGCGTCATGAAGGAGTCCACGGAGATCGCGTATTCGTTTATCAGCTCCCGGGTCAGGGAATTCGGGATACACGAGGGCTTCTTTGAAGACCACTTCATCCACCTCCACGTACCCGCGGGCGCGACACCCAAGGACGGGCCCTCGGCGGGCATGACGATGGCGACGGCGCTGTATTCGCTCGCGAAAAACAAGCCCGTGAAAAAGCGGATCGCGATGACCGGCGAGCTCACCATCACGGGAAAGGTCCTGCCGATAGGCGGGGTGAAGGAGAAAACGCTTGCGGCGCGAAGGGCGAACGTGAAGACCATCATCTTCCCCGTCGAGAACAAGAAGGACTTCGACGAGCTTCCGGAGCACATACGGAAGGGACTGGACGCGAAATTCGCGAATTACTTCGAGGACGTGCTCGAGATCGCGTTTTAA
- a CDS encoding chemotaxis response regulator protein-glutamate methylesterase, translating to MKKIKVLIVDDSAVTRKLLTDALSKSREIEVVGTAMDPFIAVNKIKSLAPDVMTLDIEMPRMDGITFLSKLMISHPMPVIMVSSFTDAGATATMKALHSGAVDFILKPRIDDTAKWDAFADDLIEKVVGASASKIKRKAVPPALDTDDPLVKYTADVILPKKAALVSRLRTETIIAIGASTGGTEVIAEILSALPEDMPGILVVQHMPEKFTKAFADRVNGMSKLFIKEAEHRDRLYRGTALVAPGNFHMLLQNDANGYWVEINDGPPVNRHRPSVDVLFRSVSQTAGEHAVGVILTGMGNDGAAGLFEMKEAGAVTLAQDEASSIVFGMPKEAIKLGAADEVRNIQGIIEYLKGVE from the coding sequence ATGAAAAAAATAAAAGTGCTTATCGTCGACGATTCCGCGGTGACCAGGAAGCTTCTTACCGATGCGCTATCGAAGTCCAGGGAGATCGAGGTGGTAGGGACCGCGATGGATCCCTTTATCGCGGTGAACAAGATCAAGAGCCTCGCCCCCGACGTCATGACGCTCGACATAGAGATGCCCCGCATGGACGGGATCACCTTTCTCTCGAAGCTTATGATCTCCCATCCCATGCCCGTGATCATGGTGAGCTCATTCACCGACGCGGGGGCGACCGCCACGATGAAGGCGCTCCACTCGGGGGCGGTCGATTTCATTTTAAAGCCGAGGATAGACGATACCGCGAAGTGGGACGCCTTCGCCGACGATCTTATCGAAAAAGTGGTGGGCGCGAGCGCCTCGAAAATCAAGCGCAAGGCAGTCCCGCCCGCGCTCGATACAGACGATCCGCTTGTAAAATACACCGCGGACGTGATACTCCCCAAAAAAGCGGCGCTCGTATCGCGCCTGCGCACCGAAACCATTATCGCCATAGGCGCCTCCACCGGCGGAACCGAGGTGATCGCGGAAATCCTGAGTGCGCTCCCCGAGGACATGCCGGGCATACTCGTGGTCCAGCACATGCCCGAGAAATTCACGAAGGCGTTCGCGGATCGCGTGAACGGCATGTCGAAGCTTTTTATCAAGGAGGCCGAGCACCGTGACAGGCTATACCGGGGCACCGCCCTCGTGGCGCCGGGCAATTTCCACATGCTGTTACAGAACGACGCCAACGGCTACTGGGTGGAGATCAACGACGGTCCCCCGGTGAACCGCCATAGGCCCTCCGTGGACGTGCTCTTCCGTTCGGTCTCGCAGACGGCGGGTGAGCACGCGGTGGGCGTGATCCTGACCGGCATGGGGAATGACGGCGCCGCGGGTCTCTTCGAGATGAAGGAGGCGGGCGCGGTGACGCTCGCCCAGGACGAAGCGTCCTCGATTGTCTTCGGCATGCCCAAGGAGGCCATCAAGCTGGGCGCTGCGGACGAGGTGAGAAATATCCAGGGGATTATTGAGTATTTAAAAGGGGTGGAGTGA
- a CDS encoding chemotaxis protein CheR has protein sequence MTNGAFTIRELGDRDFAKFRDIIYEESRIKLSEMKKALVQARLMMRLRELRLSDYGEYYDYLQENYDAEIVNLINCITTNKTDFFRESKHFDFLREVVFPQFRASGKKKMRIWSAGCSTGEEPYTIAICVLDFFGGVPQEDIKILATDIDTAVLGVAEKGVYKESILETVERETARRYFLRGTGVNEGKYRVRDEVKSLVRFRKLNLLEEHYPMSGPFDAIFCRNVIIYFDKDTQRTLFDRFHRYVADDGYLFVGHSETLAGVTDKFTFIKSTIYRKTQVTGRERSDVRT, from the coding sequence ATGACCAATGGGGCCTTTACCATCCGGGAGCTGGGCGACAGGGACTTCGCGAAATTCCGGGACATCATATACGAGGAGAGCCGCATCAAGCTTTCCGAGATGAAGAAGGCGCTCGTGCAGGCGAGGCTCATGATGCGGCTGCGCGAGCTCCGGCTGAGTGATTACGGGGAGTATTACGACTATCTCCAGGAGAATTACGACGCGGAAATCGTCAACCTGATCAATTGCATCACCACCAATAAAACCGACTTTTTCCGGGAATCCAAGCATTTCGATTTTCTGCGCGAGGTCGTGTTCCCGCAATTCAGGGCCTCGGGGAAAAAGAAGATGCGCATCTGGAGCGCGGGATGCTCTACGGGGGAGGAGCCTTACACCATCGCCATCTGCGTGCTGGATTTCTTCGGGGGCGTCCCCCAGGAGGACATCAAGATCCTGGCGACGGATATCGACACGGCCGTACTCGGCGTCGCGGAAAAGGGCGTGTACAAGGAGTCCATCCTCGAAACGGTAGAGAGGGAAACCGCTCGCCGTTATTTCCTGCGCGGCACGGGAGTCAACGAAGGAAAGTACAGGGTAAGGGACGAGGTGAAGTCGCTCGTCCGCTTCAGGAAGCTTAACCTCCTGGAGGAGCACTATCCCATGAGCGGCCCTTTCGACGCGATCTTTTGCCGCAACGTCATCATATATTTCGACAAGGACACCCAGCGGACGCTTTTCGACAGGTTCCACCGGTACGTCGCCGACGACGGCTATCTCTTCGTGGGACACTCGGAGACGCTGGCCGGGGTGACCGATAAATTCACATTCATAAAAAGCACGATATACAGAAAGACGCAGGTAACCGGAAGGGAGCGGAGCGATGTACGTACGTAA
- a CDS encoding chemoreceptor glutamine deamidase CheD, translated as MIRTGTSRFGKPMCILYPGDYFATKEECVLGTVTGATVSVCLYDDARRIGGMGHFIVPGMIGTEGIVEDQIAAHGILSMEYLMGEIVKLGGDRKYLKAKLFGAGSTFARLPQKESIIQSNIRFLKEYFTLEKIQVNGEDLGGQERRKVYFFPTTGQAYRRFQRRNEDSSEFLKLEQEYIDTTFRDKVRYGKVYLFE; from the coding sequence ATGATACGCACGGGAACAAGCAGGTTCGGCAAACCCATGTGCATCCTTTACCCGGGCGACTATTTTGCAACGAAAGAGGAATGCGTCCTGGGCACGGTTACCGGGGCGACGGTAAGCGTGTGCCTGTACGACGACGCACGGCGTATCGGCGGCATGGGTCATTTCATCGTGCCGGGGATGATCGGCACCGAGGGCATCGTCGAGGACCAGATCGCCGCGCACGGGATTCTCAGCATGGAATACCTCATGGGCGAGATCGTGAAGCTGGGGGGGGACAGGAAATATCTGAAGGCCAAGCTTTTCGGCGCCGGAAGCACCTTCGCGCGGCTCCCCCAGAAGGAGTCGATCATCCAGAGCAACATCAGGTTTCTCAAGGAATACTTCACCCTGGAGAAGATACAGGTGAACGGGGAGGACCTGGGCGGCCAGGAGAGAAGGAAGGTGTATTTTTTCCCCACCACGGGCCAGGCCTACAGGCGTTTCCAGCGCCGTAACGAGGACTCCTCCGAATTTCTCAAGCTTGAACAGGAATATATTGATACCACGTTCAGGGATAAGGTCCGCTACGGAAAAGTTTACCTGTTCGAGTGA
- a CDS encoding purine-binding chemotaxis protein CheW: protein MGEFEQLDPQEHKAEKSYRSLAQSARVEKTEEENQFVTFMIGGETYGVEVLKVQEIIGMTQITHVPNTMVFMKGVINLRGSVVPVVDMRIKFAMEERDYDAFTVIIIVEVRERMIGMIVDSVSDVVGIPVKGIQDTPHFSAHIETDFISGIGQVEDKLVIILDVDRILSTQEISEMDRERSS from the coding sequence ATGGGAGAATTCGAACAGCTCGATCCCCAGGAACACAAGGCCGAAAAATCGTACCGTTCGCTCGCGCAGTCCGCGCGGGTAGAAAAGACCGAGGAAGAAAACCAGTTCGTGACCTTCATGATTGGCGGGGAGACGTACGGCGTCGAGGTGCTCAAGGTCCAGGAGATCATAGGCATGACGCAGATCACCCATGTTCCCAATACGATGGTTTTCATGAAAGGGGTGATCAACCTGCGCGGCTCGGTGGTGCCCGTCGTGGACATGCGCATCAAGTTCGCGATGGAGGAACGCGATTACGACGCGTTCACGGTCATCATCATCGTCGAGGTGCGCGAACGCATGATCGGCATGATCGTGGACAGCGTATCGGACGTGGTGGGTATCCCGGTGAAAGGCATTCAGGACACGCCGCACTTCAGCGCGCATATCGAGACCGACTTTATCAGCGGGATCGGCCAGGTGGAGGACAAGCTTGTTATCATCCTGGACGTGGACCGGATTCTCTCCACCCAGGAAATAAGCGAGATGGACCGGGAGAGATCATCGTAG
- a CDS encoding response regulator: protein MKYILVIDDSPTIRISVEYALKKVSVPIKHAENGQDALQKIREFKAAGDETALCICDVNMPVMDGITFIREFRKIDKFTPVLVLTTESEQDKIKAGKEAGASGWLVKPFQPSELLGVVEKFIR from the coding sequence ATGAAGTACATACTCGTAATCGACGATTCGCCCACAATTCGCATCAGCGTTGAGTATGCGCTCAAGAAGGTGAGCGTTCCCATCAAGCACGCCGAGAATGGCCAGGACGCCCTGCAGAAGATCAGGGAGTTCAAGGCCGCGGGAGACGAGACCGCGCTGTGCATCTGCGACGTCAACATGCCGGTGATGGACGGCATCACGTTCATAAGGGAATTCAGGAAAATCGACAAGTTCACGCCCGTGCTCGTGCTCACCACCGAATCGGAGCAGGACAAGATCAAGGCCGGCAAAGAAGCCGGAGCCTCGGGATGGCTCGTGAAACCGTTCCAGCCATCGGAGCTCCTGGGCGTCGTCGAGAAATTTATACGGTAG
- a CDS encoding STAS domain-containing protein → MGTFRLAEDTGIKKIRELHASWRDIIDGNEEIILDFSAVRRLDLASIQVILAGAREARERSLAVRMRGANEEVRAQLQLCGLR, encoded by the coding sequence ATGGGAACGTTCAGGCTTGCCGAAGATACGGGCATAAAGAAGATCAGGGAGCTCCACGCATCGTGGAGGGATATCATCGACGGGAACGAGGAGATCATCCTGGATTTTTCCGCGGTACGCAGGCTCGACCTCGCTTCGATCCAGGTGATCCTGGCGGGTGCGCGGGAGGCGCGGGAGCGATCCCTGGCGGTCAGGATGAGGGGCGCCAACGAAGAGGTCAGGGCACAGCTTCAGCTGTGCGGTTTGAGATAG
- a CDS encoding chemotaxis protein CheA, whose protein sequence is MEDTGIRDVFLKESREILDHLESDLIVLEEGSDPEVVHRLFRYFHTLKGSSGIAGFKNVYEFTHKVESVLDKVRSGGVAVSPELIDLLLGSLDWVREAIAGDDAAPEESRRALISKTDALLGVGESAPDAAPEKADIPEPEREIEVGFRYFRVHAAFREDVFESGIDPLLIMEDLAALGKFVERKIDRSRLPLLEDMDPEKCYLAWDLVLKTKHPQQKVDDVFLFVRDDNDISVEDITALYTSGAGGRGTQEERMLGEILTEKGILTENELTDVLISQELENKKIGTLVVEKGYATDKDLQFALTEQEKIKKKVETSTVRVDTGKLDTLLNLLGEIVIGQSGINRIADELDEEKGFRLKNALYGLDRVTREFQEQIMAIRMIPVGPSFEQFRRFVRDSAHALGKDIRLEIEGAETELDKTVIEKIGDPLKHMIRNAIDHGIETPEERGQAGKEPIGRIMLRAYHQEGNVFIEVSDDGAGVNRKRLREKAESMGIIKPGDEVNDARLLSILFMPGFSTAARVGELSGRGVGMDVVKTNIESLRGSVEIETRAGEGTMFRVKLPLTLAIIEGMLVRVGGSIYIIPLLSIVESMQPRREDISTVKEKGEVVHVRGEFVTLVRLYDLFGIKSEFQNPWESLMVIVEAGISRVGIMIDELLGQQQIVIKSLENYISRSRALSGAAILGDGRVALIIDVHGLVEELSR, encoded by the coding sequence ATGGAAGATACAGGGATCAGGGACGTCTTCTTAAAGGAATCGCGGGAGATTCTCGACCACCTGGAGTCGGACCTCATCGTGCTCGAGGAGGGGTCCGACCCGGAGGTGGTGCACCGGCTGTTTCGCTATTTCCACACGCTCAAGGGCAGCTCGGGGATCGCGGGTTTCAAGAACGTGTACGAGTTCACCCACAAGGTGGAAAGTGTCCTCGACAAGGTCCGCTCGGGGGGGGTCGCGGTGAGCCCGGAGCTCATCGACCTGCTGCTGGGAAGCCTTGACTGGGTGCGGGAGGCCATCGCGGGGGACGACGCCGCGCCGGAGGAGTCGCGCCGGGCGCTCATTAGTAAAACCGATGCGCTCCTGGGCGTGGGCGAATCGGCCCCCGATGCCGCTCCCGAAAAGGCGGACATCCCGGAGCCCGAGCGCGAGATCGAGGTGGGGTTCCGATACTTCCGCGTGCATGCGGCGTTCCGTGAAGACGTGTTCGAAAGCGGGATCGACCCGCTCCTGATAATGGAGGACCTTGCCGCGCTCGGGAAATTCGTCGAACGGAAAATCGACCGGTCGAGACTGCCCCTGCTGGAGGACATGGACCCGGAAAAATGCTACCTAGCCTGGGACCTGGTGCTGAAAACCAAGCATCCCCAGCAGAAGGTCGACGACGTCTTTCTCTTCGTCAGGGACGACAACGATATCTCCGTCGAGGACATCACCGCGCTGTACACGAGCGGCGCGGGAGGCAGGGGGACCCAGGAAGAACGGATGCTGGGGGAGATCCTCACCGAAAAGGGCATACTTACCGAGAACGAGCTTACCGACGTGCTCATCTCGCAGGAGCTCGAGAACAAAAAGATAGGAACGCTCGTCGTCGAGAAGGGATACGCGACCGACAAGGACCTCCAGTTCGCGCTCACGGAGCAGGAGAAGATCAAGAAGAAGGTGGAGACGAGCACGGTGCGGGTGGATACCGGGAAGCTGGACACCCTGCTGAATCTCCTGGGCGAAATCGTCATCGGCCAGTCGGGGATAAACAGGATCGCCGACGAGCTTGACGAAGAAAAGGGCTTCAGGCTGAAAAACGCGCTCTATGGGCTCGATCGCGTAACGCGCGAGTTCCAGGAGCAGATCATGGCGATCCGCATGATCCCCGTGGGACCCTCGTTCGAGCAGTTCAGGAGATTCGTGCGCGATTCCGCCCACGCCCTGGGCAAGGACATCCGCCTCGAGATCGAGGGCGCGGAGACCGAGCTCGACAAGACGGTGATCGAGAAGATAGGCGATCCGCTCAAGCACATGATACGCAACGCGATCGATCACGGCATCGAAACGCCGGAAGAGCGCGGGCAGGCCGGCAAGGAGCCCATAGGGAGGATCATGCTGCGCGCCTACCACCAGGAGGGGAACGTCTTCATCGAGGTCTCCGACGACGGGGCCGGCGTGAACCGGAAAAGGCTCCGCGAAAAGGCGGAGTCTATGGGAATCATAAAACCCGGCGACGAGGTGAACGATGCGCGGCTGCTTTCCATCCTGTTCATGCCCGGGTTCTCGACCGCCGCGCGGGTGGGGGAGCTCTCCGGGCGGGGCGTGGGCATGGATGTGGTAAAGACCAATATCGAGTCACTACGCGGAAGTGTGGAGATCGAAACGCGCGCCGGGGAGGGGACCATGTTCCGGGTCAAGCTCCCGCTTACCCTGGCGATAATCGAGGGCATGCTGGTGCGGGTGGGCGGGAGCATCTACATAATCCCGCTCCTGTCCATCGTCGAGTCCATGCAGCCGCGCAGGGAGGACATCAGCACGGTGAAGGAAAAGGGCGAGGTGGTGCACGTGCGGGGCGAGTTCGTGACGCTGGTGCGCCTGTATGACCTGTTCGGGATCAAGTCCGAATTCCAGAACCCGTGGGAATCGCTCATGGTGATCGTGGAGGCGGGTATTTCACGCGTGGGCATCATGATAGACGAGCTCCTTGGCCAGCAGCAGATAGTAATCAAGAGCCTGGAGAATTATATCAGCCGCAGCCGCGCGCTTTCCGGGGCCGCCATATTGGGCGACGGGCGCGTCGCGCTCATAATCGACGTGCACGGGCTCGTCGAAGAGCTTTCGAGATAG
- a CDS encoding HAMP domain-containing protein, producing the protein MTWFNNLKVSYKVMLASGIFLLIIIGIALMGINEQAETAKRFDKFFTMEFEPIGHLNKIMNNILQIRVDMQMELAAAEKGNMAEVEKRIKSSQELTKEYADFWELYKQRLFSDEGRKLASEWEAIRNDAAENRKKFQAAAADKQVALAERFLQEWLVGYRALRNKTDEMLKSKTRFAQQDVAEQAQSSRRALVLSLLLMGFSILVSIIVTTILARAVSNPVRKGLEFAKKIAEGDLTDRIDLYQRDELGQLATALNVSAESLEKFVSEVLVASQNLSQAVEQIASGNQNLSQRTSEQASSLEEIASTIEEATATIRQNAENSEQANKLSRETMRMAEEGNAVVVDAVASINEVNKSSKKIEEIISVINEIAFQTNLLALNAAVEAARAGEQGRGFAVVAGEVRNLAQRSGNAAKEIGALIKESMDKIETGTDLANRSGDAIREIVNSMKNVARLVSEIAAANQEQKQGIDQINVAVSEMDTMTQQNAALVEETASASEEMAGQAKEMQAMVERFNISDTTRDKTFSTKHKEVHLKAAEAGRKKVPLKGAGGGDGKGRKPEDAGAAQERRKQAEAKALPADVRVVKDTLRDEGFEEF; encoded by the coding sequence ATGACGTGGTTCAATAATCTGAAGGTGTCCTATAAGGTGATGCTGGCAAGCGGAATTTTCCTGCTTATCATCATCGGTATCGCCCTCATGGGAATTAACGAGCAGGCTGAAACCGCGAAGCGTTTCGACAAATTCTTTACCATGGAATTCGAACCGATAGGGCACTTGAACAAGATCATGAACAACATTCTCCAGATTCGGGTCGACATGCAGATGGAGCTCGCCGCCGCGGAAAAGGGCAACATGGCCGAGGTGGAGAAAAGGATAAAAAGCTCCCAGGAATTGACGAAAGAATATGCGGATTTTTGGGAGCTTTATAAGCAGCGCCTTTTTTCGGATGAGGGCAGGAAGCTCGCGTCGGAATGGGAGGCAATTCGAAACGACGCGGCCGAAAACAGGAAAAAATTCCAGGCCGCGGCGGCGGACAAACAGGTGGCGCTGGCCGAGCGATTTCTTCAAGAGTGGCTCGTCGGCTACAGGGCCCTGCGCAATAAAACCGATGAGATGTTAAAATCAAAAACGAGGTTCGCGCAGCAGGACGTCGCGGAGCAGGCGCAGAGCTCGCGGCGCGCCCTGGTACTGAGCCTGCTGTTGATGGGTTTTAGCATCCTGGTCTCAATAATAGTAACCACAATCCTCGCGCGCGCCGTTTCAAACCCGGTCCGCAAGGGCCTTGAATTCGCCAAGAAGATCGCCGAGGGCGACCTCACCGATCGCATTGATCTTTACCAGCGCGACGAGCTGGGCCAGCTCGCCACGGCGCTTAACGTCTCGGCGGAGAGCCTGGAGAAGTTCGTATCGGAGGTGCTGGTCGCCTCGCAGAACCTGTCCCAGGCGGTGGAGCAGATCGCGAGCGGAAACCAGAACCTGTCGCAGCGCACCTCCGAGCAGGCGTCCTCGCTCGAGGAGATCGCCTCAACCATCGAGGAGGCGACGGCGACCATCCGCCAGAACGCGGAGAACTCGGAGCAGGCGAACAAGCTTTCCAGAGAGACGATGAGGATGGCGGAAGAGGGAAATGCCGTGGTAGTCGACGCGGTGGCGTCCATAAACGAGGTGAATAAGTCCAGCAAGAAAATCGAAGAGATAATCTCGGTCATCAACGAGATCGCGTTCCAGACGAACCTTCTCGCGCTCAACGCGGCCGTCGAGGCGGCGCGCGCGGGCGAGCAGGGGCGCGGGTTCGCGGTCGTCGCGGGCGAGGTGCGCAACCTCGCGCAGCGCTCCGGCAACGCGGCCAAGGAGATCGGCGCGCTCATCAAGGAATCCATGGACAAGATCGAGACCGGCACGGACCTCGCGAATCGCAGCGGCGACGCTATCCGGGAGATCGTGAACTCGATGAAAAACGTCGCGCGCCTGGTATCCGAGATCGCGGCCGCGAACCAGGAGCAGAAACAGGGCATAGACCAGATCAACGTCGCCGTCTCGGAGATGGACACCATGACGCAGCAGAACGCGGCGCTCGTTGAGGAGACCGCGAGCGCGAGCGAGGAGATGGCGGGCCAGGCGAAGGAGATGCAGGCGATGGTGGAGCGCTTCAATATTTCGGATACTACGCGCGACAAGACGTTCTCCACCAAGCACAAGGAGGTGCACCTGAAGGCGGCGGAGGCGGGAAGGAAAAAAGTCCCGCTCAAAGGCGCGGGAGGCGGCGACGGGAAGGGCAGGAAGCCGGAGGATGCCGGCGCTGCCCAGGAAAGGAGAAAGCAGGCGGAGGCGAAAGCGCTGCCCGCGGATGTCAGGGTAGTGAAAGATACGCTCAGGGACGAAGGATTCGAGGAGTTTTAA